Proteins from one Mycolicibacter virginiensis genomic window:
- a CDS encoding PGRS repeat-containing protein, translating to MSRHHTVRRRLIGTASTVGAFLAFGMVPLTVAPPAQADEFDWIADLFDSSAWLVAEPADAGAFDWTSMLDQWFYDPIHTSMEAWINSDFGSMVNGWINTAAGQYLIGDGADGTEANPDGGNGGLWFGDGGNGWDSTEAGVAGGNGGNAAGWLGDGGVGGDGGAGANGGDGGAGGLWMGNGGAGGNGGTAVEAGGNGGIGGDGGNASGWFFGNGGVGGNGAAGMAGVAGTFANGGDGTGGAGGNGGSGGAGGRSGFIFGNGGNGGNGGVSGAGGNGATGTADHVDGGNGIYAGRGGAGGAAGERGSTIYISPAYGQAGLMGNGGDSGGSGNGGDAYQDVNGNYLGNGGNGGGANSAGSGNIGGNGGDGGHGGNGLNGGAGGSGGSGGSSQGDNTGGAGGSGGNGGNSTAGTAGSGGGGGHGGNAQGGAGGAAGNGGNGGNGATDDNTVKTIGGNGGSAGRGGSSQTGAGGANGDGGAGGIGTYAGGNGGNAGFISGGSGATGATGGNGGDGGAATGWNDGTGTIWSHGGNGGNGSTGGASSIGDSAAAGGAGGRGGDGATGPNTISVGGNGGNGGRGGAMTTGGAAGDGGAGGSGGYGTATGGNGGAGGAGGTASIPLQGGEGGTAGNGGAGGRGGDSGGVSMPTDNPYGLGPSHGGNGGNGGMGGSGTMGVGGDGGVGGTGGNALGTVDAGNGGNGGQGGTGSTGGPATSPAHGPGGDGQDGGTAGNGGVGGQGGNAVDGNGGNGGTGGKGGTGGAGSKGGNGGTDSDGNVLPGGNGGDGGTGGNGAAGGAGGTSTGGTNGTHGAGGAAGAGGAGGTGGAGNPDGQPGTVGGNGQPG from the coding sequence ATGAGTCGTCACCACACCGTCCGCCGCCGCCTGATCGGCACCGCCAGCACCGTCGGCGCATTCCTGGCCTTTGGGATGGTTCCGCTGACCGTGGCGCCGCCGGCTCAGGCCGATGAATTCGATTGGATCGCTGATCTTTTCGATTCGTCGGCGTGGCTGGTCGCCGAGCCGGCCGATGCGGGTGCCTTTGACTGGACTTCCATGCTGGATCAGTGGTTCTATGACCCGATCCACACCTCGATGGAGGCCTGGATCAACAGTGATTTCGGGTCGATGGTCAACGGCTGGATCAACACCGCTGCGGGTCAATACCTGATCGGTGACGGTGCTGATGGCACCGAGGCCAATCCCGACGGCGGCAACGGCGGATTGTGGTTTGGCGACGGTGGAAACGGCTGGGACAGTACTGAAGCCGGCGTAGCCGGCGGCAACGGTGGTAACGCCGCCGGTTGGCTCGGCGATGGCGGTGTCGGTGGTGACGGTGGTGCGGGCGCCAATGGTGGTGACGGCGGGGCCGGTGGACTCTGGATGGGCAACGGCGGTGCTGGCGGCAACGGGGGCACAGCTGTGGAGGCCGGCGGGAACGGCGGGATCGGCGGAGACGGCGGCAACGCGTCGGGATGGTTCTTCGGCAACGGCGGGGTTGGCGGTAATGGAGCGGCTGGGATGGCCGGTGTTGCGGGCACTTTCGCCAACGGCGGTGACGGCACCGGTGGTGCAGGCGGCAACGGCGGTAGCGGCGGGGCCGGCGGACGAAGCGGCTTCATATTCGGCAACGGCGGCAACGGCGGCAACGGCGGCGTATCCGGCGCCGGCGGAAATGGCGCCACCGGCACCGCCGACCACGTCGACGGAGGCAACGGCATCTACGCCGGACGTGGCGGCGCAGGCGGTGCGGCTGGTGAGCGCGGGTCAACCATTTACATCAGCCCGGCGTACGGGCAAGCCGGGCTGATGGGCAACGGCGGTGACAGCGGCGGCAGCGGCAACGGTGGCGATGCCTACCAGGACGTCAACGGCAACTACCTCGGCAACGGCGGCAACGGCGGCGGGGCCAACTCCGCCGGTAGCGGCAACATCGGCGGCAACGGCGGTGACGGCGGTCACGGCGGAAACGGCCTCAACGGCGGTGCTGGTGGCTCCGGAGGAAGCGGCGGCAGTTCCCAGGGCGACAACACCGGCGGTGCTGGCGGCAGCGGCGGGAATGGCGGCAACTCCACCGCTGGTACCGCCGGCAGCGGCGGCGGCGGCGGCCACGGCGGTAACGCACAGGGCGGCGCTGGGGGCGCCGCCGGGAACGGCGGCAATGGTGGCAACGGGGCCACCGACGACAACACTGTCAAGACCATCGGTGGCAATGGCGGCAGCGCCGGCCGAGGCGGATCCAGTCAAACCGGGGCCGGTGGCGCCAACGGCGACGGGGGTGCCGGCGGCATCGGCACCTACGCCGGTGGCAACGGCGGGAATGCCGGCTTTATCAGCGGCGGCAGCGGCGCCACCGGTGCAACCGGTGGTAACGGCGGCGATGGCGGCGCGGCTACCGGATGGAACGACGGGACCGGCACGATCTGGAGCCACGGCGGCAACGGCGGCAACGGCAGTACCGGCGGCGCCTCAAGTATCGGCGACAGCGCTGCGGCTGGCGGTGCAGGCGGCAGGGGCGGCGACGGCGCGACTGGACCCAACACCATCAGCGTCGGCGGTAACGGCGGTAACGGCGGTCGAGGCGGAGCGATGACGACTGGTGGTGCGGCCGGCGACGGTGGTGCCGGCGGGTCCGGAGGTTACGGCACAGCGACCGGCGGCAACGGAGGCGCCGGTGGTGCTGGAGGTACCGCGTCTATTCCGTTGCAAGGTGGCGAAGGCGGCACCGCCGGGAATGGCGGTGCGGGCGGTAGAGGTGGCGACAGTGGCGGCGTGAGCATGCCCACTGATAACCCCTACGGCCTGGGGCCCAGCCACGGCGGGAATGGCGGCAACGGCGGCATGGGCGGCAGCGGAACGATGGGTGTCGGCGGCGACGGCGGGGTGGGTGGTACCGGTGGCAATGCGCTCGGCACCGTCGACGCCGGCAATGGCGGTAACGGCGGCCAGGGCGGCACTGGCTCCACAGGCGGACCCGCCACCAGCCCCGCGCACGGCCCCGGCGGTGATGGCCAGGACGGTGGCACCGCCGGCAACGGCGGCGTCGGCGGCCAAGGCGGCAACGCCGTCGACGGTAACGGCGGAAACGGCGGTACCGGCGGCAAGGGCGGAACCGGCGGGGCCGGCAGCAAGGGCGGCAATGGCGGCACCGACTCGGACGGCAACGTGCTGCCCGGTGGTAATGGCGGCGACGGTGGAACCGGCGGCAATGGCGCGGCCGGCGGAGCGGGCGGCACCAGCACCGGAGGCACCAACGGAACTCACGGCGCAGGCGGTGCAGCCGGCGCGGGTGGCGCCGGTGGCACGGGCGGAGCCGGTAATCCCGATGGCCAGCCGGGCACGGTCGGTGGCAACGGGCAACCCGGCTAA
- a CDS encoding MarR family winged helix-turn-helix transcriptional regulator → MQRPARRRTPSDLPGLDIAEQKSWQNFLHAALRFHATMDRWLTEAHNLSVIDLRVLDILGKSDEGAARMGDLADALGANPHHMTKRIRRLEERGLVQREQNSDDRRGVVARITDDGRRVAGHASHNYAQGVKTHLIGTLSRRQLATLEENCRRINSGLRQADSTLYVSRTPGGELVAKPPI, encoded by the coding sequence ATGCAACGTCCGGCTCGTCGCCGCACCCCCAGTGATCTTCCCGGATTGGACATCGCCGAACAGAAGTCGTGGCAGAACTTTCTGCACGCTGCGCTGCGCTTTCATGCCACGATGGACCGCTGGCTGACCGAAGCGCACAATCTGTCCGTCATTGACTTGCGGGTGCTCGACATCCTGGGCAAGTCTGACGAGGGCGCGGCACGGATGGGCGACTTGGCCGACGCGCTGGGCGCGAACCCGCACCACATGACCAAGCGGATCCGTCGACTCGAAGAGCGGGGTTTGGTTCAGCGCGAACAGAATTCCGATGACCGGCGAGGGGTGGTCGCTCGGATCACTGACGACGGCCGGCGGGTAGCCGGGCACGCCAGCCACAACTACGCCCAAGGGGTCAAGACCCACCTCATCGGGACCCTCTCGCGGCGCCAGCTCGCCACTCTCGAGGAGAATTGCCGACGGATTAATTCCGGCCTGAGGCAGGCAGACTCGACGCTGTATGTCTCCCGAACCCCCGGTGGCGAGCTCGTGGCCAAGCCGCCGATCTGA
- a CDS encoding NAD(P)H-quinone oxidoreductase: protein MHAIIAEAPEVLAWREVADLQPAPGEVLIRVAAAGVNRADLLQAAGLYPPPPGASDTLGLEVSGVIAAVGDEVSDWTIGQQVCALLAGGGYAEYVAVPAPQVLPIPAGVDLVDAAGLPEVACTVWSNLVLTAGLSEGQLLLVHGGASGVGSHAIQVARQLGAWVAVTAGSEAKLAFCRELGAEITVNYHDEDFVARVREAGGADVILDIMGAAYLDRNVDALASDGRLVVIGMQGGVKGELNLGKLISKRARVIGTALRGRPVEGPHSKGAVVAAVTSELWPMLGDGRIKPVIGARLPITQAAEAHRMLSSGEVTGKVVLTV, encoded by the coding sequence ATGCACGCCATCATCGCTGAAGCCCCCGAAGTCCTCGCTTGGCGAGAGGTCGCCGATCTACAACCGGCTCCCGGCGAGGTGCTGATTCGGGTTGCCGCCGCCGGGGTGAACCGGGCCGATCTACTGCAGGCGGCGGGTTTGTATCCGCCCCCACCCGGGGCCAGCGACACCCTCGGCCTGGAGGTTTCCGGCGTCATCGCCGCGGTGGGCGACGAGGTGTCGGATTGGACAATCGGCCAACAGGTTTGCGCGTTGTTGGCCGGGGGCGGCTACGCCGAGTACGTCGCGGTTCCTGCGCCCCAAGTGTTGCCGATTCCGGCCGGGGTGGACCTGGTGGATGCTGCCGGCCTGCCGGAGGTGGCCTGCACCGTCTGGTCGAACCTGGTCTTGACCGCTGGGTTGTCCGAGGGCCAGTTGCTGCTGGTGCACGGCGGAGCCAGCGGCGTGGGCAGCCACGCCATTCAGGTGGCACGTCAGCTGGGGGCGTGGGTGGCCGTCACGGCCGGATCCGAGGCCAAGTTGGCGTTCTGCCGTGAATTGGGCGCCGAGATCACCGTGAACTATCACGACGAAGACTTCGTGGCGCGGGTGCGCGAGGCCGGCGGTGCCGACGTGATCCTGGACATCATGGGGGCGGCCTACCTGGACCGCAATGTCGATGCGCTGGCCAGCGACGGACGACTGGTGGTCATCGGGATGCAGGGCGGGGTCAAAGGCGAGCTGAACCTGGGGAAGCTGATCTCCAAACGCGCCCGGGTGATCGGCACCGCCTTGCGCGGCCGGCCGGTGGAAGGGCCGCACAGCAAGGGCGCGGTGGTTGCCGCGGTGACCAGTGAGCTCTGGCCGATGCTCGGCGACGGCAGGATCAAGCCGGTGATCGGTGCACGGCTGCCCATCACGCAGGCCGCCGAGGCACACCGGATGCTGTCATCGGGTGAGGTGACGGGGAAGGTTGTGCTGACTGTCTGA
- a CDS encoding PGRS repeat-containing protein — protein MTRRHQRAIGAASTVGAFLAFGMVPLTVAPPAQADEFDWIVDLFDSSAWLVAGPVDAGTFDWTSMIDQWFYDPIHTSMEAWINSDFGSMVNGWINTSAGQFLIGDGADGTEANPDGGNGGLWFGDGGNGWDSTEAGVAGGAGGNAAGWLGDGGVGGDGGAGANGGDGGAGGLWMGNGGAGGNGGIALDASVAGGNGGAGGNASGWFFGNGGIGGNGADGTAGAAGTFANGGDGNGIAGGYGGNGGAGGRSSFMFGNGGNGGNAGAGGKGGDGATGTAEHVDGGNGGWSWGGGAGGAAGGRGSSIYTSPMYGHAGQLGNGGDGGDAGNGGNAYQDVNGDYLGNGGAGSDGGIAGNGYIGGNGGDGGAGGAGLNGGGGGWGGNGGQSAGNNTGGAGGNAGAGGDATAGTGGSGGWGGWGAPSQSGAGGVGGNGGAGGNGATGDNTVKTIGGDGGGGGMGGSSQTGVGGASGDSGDGGAGTYAGGNGGDSFFGAGSGATGGAGGRGGNGGDSTGWDDGTGTIWSHGGNGGSGSSGGGAYTGDGAVGGAGGNGGHGASGPGVISVGGNGGSGGTGGTAYGGGNAGTGGAGGNGGNGTASGGNGGTGGSGGAGMVLLGGSGSGGTAGDGGAGGTGGNSGGIAMPANNPYGAGPSHAGNGGNGGMGGTGTIGAGGDGGAGGTGGSAQGNVDGGNGGTGGVGGTGYTGAPATNPAHEPGGNGHDGGAAGNGGKGGAGGTAVSGNGGSGGTGGAGGTGGAGSRGGNGGTDSAGTTLPGGDGGDGGTGGNGAAGGAGGTSTNGTNGSHGAGGAAGAGGAGGVAGTGTPPGQPGTTGGSGQPG, from the coding sequence ATGACTCGTCGTCACCAGCGCGCGATCGGCGCCGCCAGCACCGTCGGCGCATTCCTGGCCTTCGGTATGGTTCCGCTGACCGTGGCGCCGCCGGCTCAGGCCGATGAATTCGATTGGATCGTCGACCTTTTCGATTCCTCCGCATGGCTGGTAGCCGGCCCGGTCGACGCGGGCACCTTCGACTGGACCTCGATGATCGACCAGTGGTTTTACGACCCGATCCACACCTCGATGGAGGCCTGGATCAACAGTGACTTCGGGTCGATGGTCAACGGCTGGATCAACACCTCGGCCGGGCAGTTCCTGATCGGTGACGGTGCTGATGGCACCGAAGCCAATCCCGACGGCGGCAACGGTGGCCTGTGGTTCGGTGACGGCGGAAACGGTTGGGACAGCACCGAAGCAGGTGTGGCCGGCGGTGCTGGCGGCAATGCGGCCGGCTGGCTCGGCGACGGCGGTGTCGGCGGTGATGGTGGAGCGGGCGCCAACGGCGGTGACGGCGGAGCCGGTGGACTCTGGATGGGCAACGGCGGTGCCGGCGGCAATGGTGGGATCGCCCTGGATGCCAGTGTTGCCGGCGGCAACGGTGGGGCCGGCGGCAACGCGTCGGGCTGGTTCTTCGGCAACGGCGGGATCGGCGGCAACGGGGCGGATGGAACGGCCGGCGCCGCAGGCACATTCGCCAACGGTGGCGATGGCAATGGGATAGCCGGCGGTTACGGCGGCAACGGCGGCGCCGGTGGGCGCAGCAGCTTCATGTTCGGCAACGGCGGCAACGGCGGCAACGCCGGAGCCGGCGGCAAAGGTGGCGACGGCGCCACCGGCACCGCCGAGCACGTCGACGGCGGCAACGGCGGCTGGTCCTGGGGTGGTGGCGCCGGCGGTGCGGCCGGCGGGCGCGGATCCTCCATCTACACCAGCCCCATGTACGGACATGCCGGGCAACTCGGAAACGGTGGCGACGGCGGCGACGCCGGTAACGGCGGGAACGCCTACCAAGACGTCAACGGCGACTACCTGGGCAACGGCGGGGCCGGAAGTGACGGCGGGATCGCCGGCAACGGCTATATCGGTGGCAACGGCGGTGACGGCGGCGCCGGTGGCGCCGGTCTCAACGGTGGTGGCGGCGGCTGGGGCGGTAACGGCGGCCAGTCCGCCGGCAACAACACTGGCGGCGCGGGTGGAAACGCCGGCGCCGGCGGAGATGCCACCGCGGGTACCGGCGGCAGCGGCGGCTGGGGCGGCTGGGGCGCTCCGTCCCAAAGCGGTGCCGGTGGTGTGGGCGGTAACGGCGGCGCCGGCGGCAATGGGGCTACCGGCGACAACACCGTCAAGACCATCGGCGGCGACGGCGGCGGTGGCGGCATGGGAGGAAGCAGTCAGACCGGAGTCGGTGGGGCCAGCGGCGACAGCGGGGACGGCGGTGCCGGAACCTATGCCGGCGGCAATGGTGGTGACAGCTTCTTCGGCGCCGGATCGGGTGCCACCGGCGGGGCTGGCGGCCGCGGCGGCAACGGCGGCGACAGCACCGGGTGGGACGACGGAACCGGCACCATCTGGAGCCACGGCGGTAACGGCGGCAGCGGCTCGTCGGGCGGAGGCGCTTACACCGGCGATGGTGCGGTCGGCGGCGCCGGCGGCAACGGCGGTCACGGCGCTTCCGGGCCGGGTGTCATCAGCGTTGGTGGCAATGGCGGCAGCGGCGGTACCGGCGGCACCGCGTATGGCGGCGGCAATGCCGGCACGGGCGGCGCAGGAGGAAACGGCGGCAACGGCACGGCGTCGGGCGGCAATGGCGGCACCGGTGGCAGTGGGGGCGCGGGCATGGTCCTTCTCGGCGGTAGTGGGTCAGGCGGCACCGCCGGTGACGGCGGTGCCGGCGGGACCGGCGGCAACAGTGGCGGAATCGCCATGCCCGCCAACAACCCCTACGGTGCCGGCCCCAGCCACGCCGGCAACGGCGGCAACGGCGGGATGGGCGGAACCGGCACCATCGGCGCCGGCGGCGACGGCGGAGCCGGTGGGACAGGCGGGAGTGCGCAAGGCAACGTCGATGGTGGCAATGGCGGTACCGGCGGCGTCGGCGGAACCGGCTACACGGGCGCGCCGGCGACTAACCCCGCGCATGAACCAGGCGGTAACGGCCACGACGGTGGCGCCGCCGGCAACGGCGGCAAGGGCGGCGCCGGCGGTACCGCGGTCTCCGGTAACGGCGGCAGCGGCGGTACTGGTGGAGCCGGCGGCACCGGCGGTGCGGGCAGCCGCGGCGGCAACGGCGGCACCGACTCTGCCGGCACCACCCTGCCCGGTGGCGATGGCGGCGACGGCGGAACCGGTGGCAACGGTGCGGCCGGCGGTGCCGGCGGCACCAGCACCAATGGCACCAACGGGTCACACGGCGCGGGCGGCGCAGCGGGCGCGGGTGGTGCCGGCGGTGTGGCCGGTACCGGCACTCCGCCGGGCCAGCCCGGCACCACCGGCGGCAGCGGTCAACCCGGCTGA
- a CDS encoding GNAT family N-acetyltransferase, which yields MPRQRLGLSDYLLSVPAPPLPILADPYSVRFADQPGDPEMISEWMNRPHLAETWGYAYPPDEWRRHLQTQFDGAYSRPYIWLLHGEPLGYMELFRVAKDDLATVYDALPYDVGLHGAMADAAAVEKGHGKNIFGPLVSSIFAAEPECRRIIGDTNAGAGSYGRRFWERRGGVFLGEHYMAKWDQNIALFAWLRTPEDMPGYRKE from the coding sequence ATGCCGCGGCAACGGCTGGGCCTGAGCGACTACCTCCTGAGTGTTCCGGCGCCGCCGCTACCGATCCTCGCCGATCCGTACAGTGTCCGTTTCGCAGACCAGCCCGGCGACCCCGAGATGATCTCCGAATGGATGAACCGGCCGCATCTGGCCGAAACCTGGGGCTACGCCTATCCACCCGACGAATGGCGCCGTCATCTGCAAACCCAGTTCGACGGTGCCTACTCACGCCCGTACATCTGGCTCCTCCACGGCGAGCCCCTCGGATATATGGAGCTGTTCCGGGTGGCAAAAGACGACTTGGCAACGGTGTATGACGCCCTTCCCTACGATGTGGGCTTGCATGGAGCCATGGCGGATGCCGCCGCGGTCGAAAAGGGCCACGGCAAGAACATCTTTGGCCCCTTGGTGTCCAGCATTTTCGCGGCCGAACCGGAATGCCGTCGGATCATCGGGGACACCAATGCCGGTGCGGGCTCGTACGGTCGCCGGTTCTGGGAGCGACGCGGCGGGGTCTTCCTGGGTGAGCACTATATGGCCAAGTGGGATCAAAACATCGCCCTGTTCGCCTGGCTGCGGACCCCGGAAGACATGCCGGGCTATCGCAAAGAGTAA
- a CDS encoding MarR family winged helix-turn-helix transcriptional regulator, with protein MQRNDRRRTGSDLPGLDLAERQAWQHYLVAVLRFDAVLNRALNAEHQLSVIDLRVLDILVKSADGSARMGDVAELLGATRRQMTTRIDRLGERGLVRREPDPQDKRGVVALLTDDGRTMIDQATISYAKAVSTYLLGPLSTRQVSTVAENCWRIGEGLRLSELRRALVEPGTPVSVRVDSQAFPEAPTCYMPGVDDAGKRCWHQFMSSSATLFPVLNEHLTQAIQLGFIDILLLELIAKSPGGSAPLSALGRAFSLQPSRITQQITRLESEGLVRRAPVPGDRRRVVVNITLHGRVRLGPALSFYAREIRRTYLDPMSRQQAIALGDACRRIGLPSNTRADRQVRNVRRSAPTAAVEGDTGRR; from the coding sequence GTGCAGCGCAACGATCGCCGCCGGACGGGGAGTGATTTACCCGGCTTGGATCTCGCCGAACGTCAAGCATGGCAACACTATTTGGTAGCCGTGCTGCGATTCGACGCGGTGCTGAACCGGGCGCTCAACGCTGAACACCAACTGTCGGTGATCGACTTGCGGGTGCTCGACATCTTGGTCAAGTCCGCGGACGGATCTGCGCGGATGGGCGATGTGGCCGAACTGCTCGGCGCGACCCGCCGTCAGATGACGACACGGATCGATCGTCTCGGGGAGCGGGGCCTGGTACGTCGCGAGCCTGATCCGCAGGACAAACGCGGGGTGGTCGCGCTGCTCACCGACGACGGGCGCACCATGATCGATCAGGCGACCATCAGTTACGCGAAAGCTGTCTCGACCTACTTGCTGGGACCACTATCGACTCGCCAGGTCAGCACTGTCGCGGAGAACTGTTGGCGCATCGGCGAGGGTCTGCGGCTTTCCGAACTGCGGCGTGCCTTGGTCGAACCTGGCACGCCCGTTTCGGTTCGCGTTGATTCCCAAGCCTTTCCGGAGGCGCCCACGTGCTATATGCCCGGGGTTGATGATGCTGGGAAGCGTTGCTGGCATCAGTTCATGTCGTCGTCGGCGACGCTCTTCCCGGTATTGAACGAACATCTGACCCAGGCGATCCAGCTCGGATTCATCGACATTCTGCTGCTAGAACTGATTGCCAAGTCGCCGGGCGGATCAGCGCCCTTGAGCGCGTTGGGTCGCGCGTTTTCCCTGCAGCCCAGCCGGATAACTCAGCAGATCACCCGTCTGGAATCCGAGGGCCTGGTGCGTCGTGCACCCGTTCCGGGCGATCGGCGACGCGTCGTTGTCAACATCACGCTGCACGGCCGGGTGCGGCTAGGTCCTGCACTGTCCTTCTACGCCAGGGAAATTCGCCGGACCTACTTGGACCCGATGTCGCGCCAGCAGGCGATCGCGCTCGGCGACGCGTGCCGTCGGATCGGCTTGCCCTCCAACACCCGTGCCGACCGGCAGGTGCGGAACGTTCGCCGGAGTGCGCCAACAGCTGCTGTCGAAGGCGACACCGGTCGGCGGTAA
- the gjpA gene encoding outer membrane porin GjpA — MHATVRPYATAGVALVGASLVAVTPLSAPVPVPSDVQSHAVALTGAFQDVVNAASANVTTMLNNWYLAPGVGMQQFWANQMDYADRLLNDPSGSTNDVNEEIQKHLNAVISGWALQNETDATHATVLNHTMDGTHQLMFGQVAGYIPADVDKESIMPIIDYLGSPASAVLMGMIGPMISPWIALLNGITDGDNPFDILANMGGAFFNGATLNLDSLLPMINSSGYFPAGMNMDHLDFAFGGLLSTGAAAVSYQTLGPGGGVAAEVPAVGGSIFQSVGIEFSGVPVIGTLDLNSAGIGPIAAWQAWGQTVGALLGSGWDGKGPVVVTPPLAGAELPILDDGGAAATDAFGWLGDLLGL; from the coding sequence TTGCACGCCACCGTTCGCCCCTATGCCACCGCTGGCGTGGCACTGGTCGGAGCCAGTCTCGTCGCGGTCACGCCGTTGTCTGCGCCGGTGCCGGTTCCCTCTGATGTCCAATCCCACGCGGTCGCATTGACGGGGGCGTTCCAGGACGTCGTCAATGCCGCGTCGGCGAATGTCACAACGATGCTCAACAACTGGTATCTGGCACCCGGTGTAGGGATGCAACAGTTTTGGGCCAACCAGATGGACTATGCCGACCGGCTGCTCAACGACCCATCGGGCTCCACCAACGACGTCAACGAGGAAATCCAGAAGCACCTGAACGCGGTGATCTCGGGCTGGGCGCTGCAGAACGAGACCGACGCGACCCACGCCACGGTGCTCAACCACACCATGGATGGCACCCATCAGTTGATGTTCGGCCAGGTCGCCGGCTACATCCCTGCCGACGTGGACAAAGAGTCGATCATGCCGATCATCGACTACCTGGGATCGCCTGCCAGCGCGGTATTGATGGGGATGATCGGCCCGATGATCAGCCCGTGGATCGCGTTGCTCAACGGGATCACCGACGGCGACAACCCGTTCGACATCCTGGCCAACATGGGTGGTGCGTTCTTCAACGGCGCAACCTTGAACCTGGATTCGCTGCTGCCGATGATCAACTCGTCGGGCTATTTCCCGGCCGGCATGAACATGGACCACCTCGACTTCGCCTTCGGTGGGCTGTTGTCCACGGGTGCGGCCGCGGTGAGCTACCAGACGCTGGGCCCCGGGGGTGGCGTCGCGGCGGAAGTGCCCGCGGTCGGCGGCTCGATCTTCCAAAGCGTGGGAATCGAATTCAGCGGTGTCCCGGTAATTGGCACCCTCGATCTCAACAGTGCCGGCATCGGGCCGATCGCCGCCTGGCAGGCCTGGGGTCAAACCGTGGGCGCGTTGCTGGGGTCGGGTTGGGACGGCAAGGGCCCGGTCGTGGTCACCCCGCCGTTGGCCGGTGCGGAACTGCCCATCCTCGATGACGGCGGTGCGGCAGCGACTGATGCGTTCGGTTGGCTGGGCGACCTGCTCGGGCTCTGA
- a CDS encoding MarR family winged helix-turn-helix transcriptional regulator, with amino-acid sequence MPPFFVVIVGRVSVPSPAVEDTGGQAPAMRLPGLEDIEQNSWQEFVESSTNLLGALNRSLLGRHRLDLSELRLLDLLAKSDSGSVRMSELAAALMLLRSRVTWLTRRLESRGLVRRIPIPGDGRGVRAELTPEGRTRLGEARKTYAEQIRRLYVNQMSRQQMLALGASCHQISASLEAAELPKKSTLD; translated from the coding sequence ATGCCCCCGTTTTTCGTGGTCATTGTGGGAAGGGTTTCGGTACCGTCGCCCGCCGTGGAGGACACAGGGGGCCAAGCGCCGGCGATGCGGCTGCCGGGGCTCGAGGACATCGAGCAGAATTCTTGGCAAGAGTTCGTCGAGTCATCGACCAATCTGTTGGGCGCGCTTAACCGTAGCCTGCTGGGCCGCCACCGGCTGGACCTGTCTGAGCTTCGACTGCTGGATCTTCTCGCCAAGTCCGACAGCGGATCTGTCCGAATGAGCGAACTGGCCGCGGCGCTGATGCTGCTCCGCAGCCGGGTGACCTGGCTGACCCGGCGGCTAGAAAGTCGCGGCCTGGTCCGCCGGATACCTATTCCCGGTGATGGCCGGGGAGTGCGGGCCGAGCTCACGCCCGAGGGCCGAACGAGGCTGGGGGAGGCCCGCAAAACCTACGCCGAACAGATCCGCCGGCTCTACGTGAACCAGATGTCTCGGCAGCAAATGCTTGCCCTGGGTGCCAGTTGCCATCAGATCAGCGCCTCACTAGAAGCCGCAGAGCTTCCGAAAAAGTCGACGCTCGACTGA